GGGCGGCAGCTCGTCGCCGACGGTGACGTTCACAGCGCGGCTCCCAGGAGTGCGAGGTCGGCGGAGGCGCCGCCGAGGGTGCCGGCGATCTGCTTGCCCCACAGGAAGTAGCGGTGGATCGGGTAGTCGACGTCGACGCCGATGCCGCCGTGCAGGTGCTGGGTGCGGTGCACGACGTTGAGGCCGCCGTCGTCGGACCACCACTTCGCGACGAGCGTCGCCTGCTCGGCGTCCTCGCCCGCGGCGGCGAGGGAGATCGCGTGCCAGAGGCAGACGCGCAGCGCGTCGATCTCGATGTAGGAGTCGGCGAGCTGGTGCTGCACGGCCTGGAAGGTGCCGAGGGGGCGGCCGAACTGCTCGCGGGCGGAGAGGTAGTCGGCGGTCGTCCGCAGGCCGCCTTCGGCGACGCCGAGCTGGACGGCCGACAGCGCGAGCCGCGCGAGCCGCAGCGCGGTGCGCAGGGCGGCGCCGCCGAGGTGCTCGGCGGGCGCGCCGTCGAGGGTGACGGTGCCCGCGATGTCGTGCGTGGTGGTGCGCGCCTGTTCCCAGGTCGTGCCGGACGCGCCGGTGTCGACGGCGAACAGCGCGGGACCGTCCGGGGTCGTCGCGGACACGAGCATCTTCGACGCGAAGGACGCGGCGGGGACGACGGCCTTCGTCCCGGTGAGCCGCCACGCGCCGTCCGTCTCGACGGCTTCGCAGCGGGGCTCGGACGGGTCGTGCGGGCCGAACTCTTCGAGCGCGAGCGTGTACCGCAGGGTGCCGTCGGCGATCTCGGGCGGGCACGTGCCGTGTTCGGCGAGGGTCAGGCCCGCGACGAGCGCGGGCCAGATCGGGACGGGCGCGACCGTCCGGCCCTGCTCTTCGAGGAGGATCGCGAGGCCGGAGACGCCGAGGCCCGCGCCGCCCGCGGATTCGGGGAGCGCGACGCCGAGCAGGCCCGCGGCGGCCAGCTCCTTCCAGAGCGGTTCGTCGACGCCGGTCTCCTCGGCGGCGCGGAGGCGCTCGAGGGTGGCGTGGTCGGTGAGGATCTGCCGGGCCAGGTCCCGGACCGCTTCCAGTTCCTCGCCAAGGGTGAAGTCCATCAGCTCTCCTTCGGGCGGAAGATCGGCAGGGACAGGTCGGGGTCGGCGTCGAGCCAGTCGAGCACGACGGGCATGCCGACCTCGACGTCCTCGGGGGCGACGCCCGTCATGTTCGCGATGAGGCGGGTGCCCTCGGCGAGCTCGATCACGGCGACGACCAGCGGATACTCGAACGCCGGGTGGCGCGGGTGGTGGTTGACGGTGAACGTGTAGACGTGCCCGTCGCCGGAGGACTCGACGGTGTCCCACTGGAACGAGCCGCACTGCGGGCAGGCGGGGCCGGGCGGGTGCCGGAGCGACTTGCAGTCGGCGCAGCGCTGGACGACTAGGCGGTGCTCGCGCGCGGCCTCGAACCAGAACGCGTTGTCGGGGTTGATCGCGGGACGCGGACGCAGCGGCTTCGGCGTCGGCTTCTCGGCCGGGCGGAAGCGCAGCAGGCGCCACCGCTGGGTCGCCACGATCTCGCCGGACGCGTCCCGGTACGTCCGGATCGTGCTGACGAACCGGCCCGCGCCGAGGCCGGTCTTCTTCTCCGGGGAGATCGACTCGACGCTCTCCTCGACGCCGACGTGGTCGCCGGGGACGAGCTCGCGGTGGAACTCGAAGTCGGAGTCGGTGGCGACGACCGAGGTGTAGCCGCCTTCGGCGAGGAGGTCGGTCAGTTCGTCCATGCCGCCGGGCACGGGCTCGGGGTGGACGTGCGCCGCGTAGCCGCGCATCGTCCACGCCTGCACCATCGACGCGGGCGCGACGACGCCGTCGCGTCCGGTGGCGCGTGCGGCCTCGTCGTCCAGGTAGACCGGGTTGTCGTCCTCCATGGCCTCGACCCAGTGGCGGATCATGGGGACGTTCACCGGATCCTGGCCGCGGCGGGGTTCGCCGAGCTTGCGGCCGACCCAGGCTTGGAGGCGCTCTTCGTAGTCGCTCATGCGCGCTTCCCCCGGGGAAGTCCGAGGCCCTGGACGGCGACCATGTCCCGCAGGACCTCGTTGACGCCGCCGCCGAACGTGTTGACGATGCCCTGCCGGGAGAGCTGCTCGATCTGCCCGTGCAGGACGGCTCCCGGCGATTCCGGACGGATCCGGCCCGCGGCTCCGAGCACGTTCGTCAGCGTGCGCTGGACGTCGATGTGCGTCTCCGTCCCGTACGCCTTCGCCGCCCCGGCCTGCGCGCCGGTGAGGTTGCCGTGCTCCACGGCCATCGTCATCTTCCAGTTCATCAGCCGCATCGCCTCCAGCTTGGCGTGCGTCCGGGCGAGGTCGCTGCGCACCCACGGGATGTCGATGACGCCCTCGTCGCGGGCCCACGCGGCGACGTCCTCCCAGAGGCGGATCATCCGGCCGCCGAGCGCGGCGAGGCCGATGCGCTCGTGGTTGAGCTGGGTGGTGATGAGGCCCCAGCCGCCGTCGACGTCGCCGACGACGGACGAGGCGGGCACCCGCACCTCGTTGTAGTACGTCGCGGTGACGATCATGCCGCCGACACACTGGATCGGGCTCCAGGAGAACCCGTCGGCGTCGGTCGGCACGATCAGGATCGAGATGCCCTTGTGCTTCGGCGCGTCCGGGTTCGTGCGGGCGGCGAGCCAGACGTGGTCGGCGGTGTTCGCGCCGCTGGTGAAGATCTTGTTGCCGTCGACGACGTAGGAGTCGCCGTCGCGGACGGCGCGGGTGCGCAGGGACGCGAGGTCGGTGCCGGCCTCGGGCTCGGTGTAGCCGATCGCGAAGACGATGTCGCCCGACAGCATCCCCGGGAGGTACTTCTTCTTCTGCTCGTCCGTGCCGAACCGCATCAGCGTGGGGCCGACGGTGTTGACGGTGACGAACGGGAACGGCAGCCCGGCCCGCTGCACCTCGTCGAAGAAGACGTACTGCTCGGCGGTCGAGCGGCCCTGGCCGCCGTACTCGGCCGGCCAGCCGTAGCCGAGCCAGCCGTCGTCGCCGAGCTTCTTGACGATCTCGCGGAACCGGTCGCCGCCCACGCCCTCCTCGCCGGCACGGCGCCGGACGTCCGGTGGCAGCAGGTTCGCGAAGTACGCCCGGAGTTCGGCCCTCAGTTTCCGATGATCGGCGGTTTCGCGCAGGTCCATGGCGCTCTCTTTCTCAGGGGAGGAAGCGGCGGCGGCCGTTGGCGATGAACTCCTCGCGCAGTGCCGTCTTGTCGTCGTCGGTCATCGGCGCGTAGGAGGGCCCGCCCCGCGCGGTCCAGCGGTACACGGGGTCGGTGGTCCGCCAGCCTTCGAGCTGCATCTCCTTCTTGCGCAGCTTGCCGGATCCGGTGGTCGGCAGGGAGTGGGAGACGCGGACGAACCGGGGCGCGCCCTTCGTGCCCAGATCGTCCTGCGCGGCCAGGAACGCGGCGAAGTCGAGGTCGTCGAACTCGACGCCCTCGGGGATCTCGATCGCGGCCATCACCTGGTCGCCCGAGCGCGGGTCCGGGACGCCGAACGCGACGGCGTCGACGATCTTCGGGTGGCGGCGGACGACGAGCTGGGTGAGCAGCGCGGAGATGTTCTCGGAGTCGACGCGGATCCAGTCGCCGGAGCGGCCGCCGAAGTACAGGAAGCCGTCGGCGTCGACGTAGCCGAGGTCGCCGGTCCAGTACCAGCCGTGCCGGACGCGTTCGGCGTCGGCCTCCGGGTTCTTGTAGTAGCCCTCGAACTTCGCGGCGCCGTCGACGTCGACGATCTCGCCGACGGCCTGCTCGGCGTTGACGACGCGTCCGTGCTCGTCCAGGACGGCGACGTCGCACGTCTCGCGCGTCTCCGGGTTGACGATCCGGACGCCGCCGTGCATGGGCTTGCCGAACGCGGTCGGCGGCGTGCCGGGCGCGCGGTGGTCGATCATCCCGGCGCCCTCGCTGGAGCCGTAGCCCTCGACGAGGCGGGCGCCGAACCGGCGGCGGAACTCGGCCTTGTCCTCGGGGGACGCCTCGGTGCCGAACCCGTGCGTGAGGGTGTTGTCGGCGTCGTCCGGCTTCTCGGGGGTGGCGAGGACGTAACCGATGGCCTTGCCGACGTAGGTGAAGAACGTCGCGCCGAAGAACCGGACGTCCGGCATGAAACCGGACGCGGAGAACTTCGGCGTCAGGCACACGCAGCCCCCGGCGAAGAGGGTCGGCGCCCACAGCGCCATGAGGGCGTTGCCGTGGAACAGCGGCATCGGGCAGTACGAGATCTCTTCGCGCTTGATGTCGTACTTGGCCGAGTTGTTCCGGCCGAGTTCGGCGAGCCGCCCCTGCGAGCAGCGGGCCGCCTTGGACGCGCCCGTCGTCCCGGACGTGAACAGCAGCAGCATCTGCGTGACCGGCGTGACGGACGGGTCGGCGGCGGGCTCGGCGCCCGCGTGCGCCGCCACCCGGGACGCGTACGCCTCGTCGTCGACCAGCAGGAACCGGTCGCGGGGGACGCCGATGTCGAGGCCGTCGAGCAGCTTCGCGCCCGCGGCGTCGGTCACGATCAGCTGCAGGTCGGTGTGCCGGACCTCCTGCTCCAGGTAGGCGCCGGTGCGGGTCGGGTTGATGCCGACGATGGTGGCGCCGCCCAGCGCCGCCGCACCGAGCCACAGCACGTACTCGGGCACGTTGTCGAGCAGCACGCCGATGTGGAACGGACGGTCGTCGCGGCGCAGTTCGCGCGCGAGGCCCGCCCGGGCCGCGCCCTCGCGGACGACCTCGTCCCACGTCCACGTCCGGTCGCGGCTGCGCAGGCCGGGACGGTCGTCGCCCAGCCGCGCGAGCAGCAGCCCGGCGATCGTCTCGTCACGCCCCGGCACCCGGGCGGGCGTCACCTCAGACACGCGCGCTCCCCCGGGCGGGCTCGGTGGACGGGACGCGGTGGGCGGCGCCGTGGGTCGCGGCTTCGGTAATCCGGTTGCGCAGCGTGACGGGTCCCAGCCTCGCGGAAGCGAGCACGTCGGGAACTTGCGATGTCATGGGGTCCTCCGTCAACGCGTTCACTGACTGCCACGAACGTAATGAGCGGGATGCCCGGACGGTCCGGACATCCCGCTCACTGGGAGCGACGGGCGCTGCCGCGCCGGCCCGCTAGACGGGCTCGCGCTCGAGCGCGGCGGTGAGCCGGTCGGCCTGCGCCTGCGACTCCATGAGCTGCCGCAGCAGCCACAGCCGCAGGACGCGCGCCAGCACGGCGCCCAGGTACAGGGCGGCGCCCATGACGGTGACCGCCACGAACCCGGTCGCGAGCGTCTGCAGGGAACCGACGTTGCGGATGTCGTCCTGCTGCAGCGACACGTTGTAGGTGACGAACACGCCGATCACCCCGGTGAGCATCAGCAGCGCGCCCACGATCCGGAGCGGGCCGTCGCCGCGCGACCCGTCCGTCCTGAGCTTCTGCCGCGCCACGTCTTCCTTGAACTGCTCGCGTCGTTCCTCGGTGCGCATGGTTCCGTCAACCTCCCAGGTAGTCGCTGGACAGCCGGTCTTCGATCGCGGCGGGCGCGCCGACCGCGACGACCCGTCCGTGGAGCATGAGGGCGGCGGTGTCGGCGATCGGCAGCACCGCGCGGGCGAACTGCTCGGCCACCAGCACCGAGAGGCCGCCCTCGACCAGCTCGGCGACCGTGTCGTACATCTGTGTGACGATCATGGGCGCGAGGCCCATGGACAGCTCGTCGAGCAGCAGCACCGCCGGATCGGTGCCGAGGGCGCGCGAGAGCGCCAGCATCTGCTGCTCGCCGCCGGACATCGAGCCGGCGAGCTGGTCGCGCCGCTTCGACAGGATCGGGAAGCGGGCGAACGCCCGCTCCTCGACGTCCGCGCGGCGGGCGCCCGTCCCGGTGGCGAGCCACAGGTTCTCCCGGACGGTCAGGTTCGGGAAGACCCCGCGCCCCTCCGGGATCGAGCACACGCCGAGCCGGGCCGCCTCCTGCGCCGACACACCGTTGACCCGCCGCCCGGCGAACCGCAGCTCGCCGCCGGACGGGACGTGCAGGCCGCTGCACACGCGCATGGTCGTGGACTTGCCGCCGCCGTTCGGGCCGAGGAGCGCCAGCAGCGAGCCGGGGCGCAGCGCCAGGTCCACGCCGTGCAGGACCTCGATGGCGCCGTAGGCGGCGCGGACGCCCCGCAGTTCGAGCAGCGGCGGGGCGGCCGTGGCCGCCTCCGTCCGCGTCTCGGTCCTCGTCTCCGTCACGCCGCTTCCTCCGTCCCGATGTAGGCCGCGATGACCTCGGGCGACTCCTTGATCTCGGCCGGGGTGCCGGACGCGATCAGGGCGCCGTAGTCGAGGACGTGGATCGTCGAGCACAGCCCCATGACGAGGGGCAGGTCGTGCTCGACGAGGCAGATCGCCAGGCCCTCGGCCGCGAGGCCGGTGAGCATCGCGGCGAACGCCTCGGTCTCCTGCTCGGTCTGGCCGGAGGCCGGTTCGTCCAGGAGCAGGACGCGCGGTGACGTCATCAGCGCGCGCGCCACCTCCACGACGCGGGCCCGGCCGATGGGGATGTCGGACACCTCCCGGTCGGCGATGTCCGCCAGACCCGTCCGTTCCAGGATCTCGTCCGTGGTCTTGTCCAGGTCGAACCGCTTGCGGGTGCTGCTGCGCAGGATGTCGCCCGCGACGCGGACGTTGTCGCGCACCGACAGCGACAGGAACAGTTCGAGCCGCTGGAAGGTGCGCGCCATGCCGCGCCGCGCGCGCTTGGCCGGGGACAGTTTCGTGATGTCGGCGCCGTCCAGGAGCACCTGCCCGGACGCCGGTTTCTGCAGACCCGTGATGGTGTTGAACATCGTGGTTTTGCCTGCGCCGTTAGGGCCGATCAGCCCGGTGATCCGTCCTTCGGCGACCGTGAGGCTCACGCCGTCCACGGCGGTGTTGCCGCCGAACTTGACGGTGACGCCGCGGGTCTCAAGCAGTGACACTTGCCTCTCCCTTCTCGACCGGGACGGGTTCCGCGAACGCGGCCGTCCGGAGGGTCGCGGGCAGGCCCAGCTCACGGTCCAGGCGCGCGCGCAGTTCGTCGGTGTACGGCTCGTCCACGCCGAGCAGTTCCGGGGGCGTCGCCCGGTTCTCGCCCTCGTCCAGGTACATGCGCCCCACCACCGGCAGGAGGAACACGACGCAGATGGCGATGAGGGAGAACGTCCACACGCCGACGACGCCGGTGAGCGCGAGGACGTACAGCGCCGCCCCCGCCGCACCGGCCCCGTACAGGACGGGACGGGCGGTGCGGATCGCGCGGTACCCCTCGGCGATGTCGTGGACGACGCCGCTCGGGTTCTTGCCGACGCCCATCCCGACCAGGGCGGTGCCCACCAGGACGAGGTTGCCGAGCGCCCCGTAGACGTCCGCCAGGCCCTCGTGCGAGAGCGCGAGGTCGCTGAACGTCGCCACCAGCACCGCCGAGCCGACCCCGGCCATCAGCCCGCCGAACAGGGCGCCGCTGAGGTAGCCGATGCCCGCCACCACGACGAGCATCAGCAGGCTGAGGCTGCCGATGAACGTGAAGTTCTCCTGCGCGACCGTCCCGGTCGCGGCCGACATCAGCACGCCGCCGAGGCCCGCGATCGCGGCGGACAGCATGAAGACGCTCAGCTTCAGCCGGACGAGGTTCTGCCCGAGCATCGCCGACGCCGCCGGGCTGTCCTTCATCGCCGCGAGCCGCCGCCCGTAGCCGCTCGCCCGCAGCGCCGCCAGCCCGACCGCGATCACCGCGAACAGCACGGTCGCGGTCAGCAGGAACGTCCGTCCGTCGCGCAGGTCGAGCGGCCCGACCTTCGGCGGCGGGACGACCAGCGCCCCGTCCGGGAACAACGTGAACTTCACGCCGAACAGCTCGTGCTCCGTGGTGTCGCGCAGCACTATGTTCGACAGGAACTCCCCGAACGCCAGGGTCGCCAGCGCCAGGTACAGGCCGCGCAGCCGGACGGCCGGCAGCGCGACCAGCCCGCCGACCAGTGCCGCCACCACGACGCCGAGGACGATGCCGTCGATGCCGAGCCGTGCGGCCAGGCCGCTGCCGTTCACCCCGAAGTGGAAAGCCACGACCGTCGCGACCGCCGCGAACGCCAGCGGCGCGAGGTTCAGCTCGCCCGCGTAGCCGGTCAGCACCGTCAGCGACAGCGCGATGATCGCGAACGTCATGCCGAGCGCGAGCGTGGTGACGCCGCCGTCGGTCAGCAGCAGGCTGTAGAGGAACACCACGCCGACCAGCACCAGCGCCCACACCGCCGCCGACCGGACGGTCGGCGGCCGGTACCGCTCGCGGGTGCGGACGGCCGCGCCCCGCAGCCGGTCCTGCGGCAGCACCACCAGGACCACGAACAGCAGGATCATCGGCAGCGACACCCGCAGGTTGCCGGTGATCGCGCTGGCCGACGGCAGGTACGCCAGCACGTAGTTGGCGATGAGGCCGAGCACCATCGCGCCCACGAAGGTGCGCGGGATGCTGCGCAGCCGTCCGAACATCGCCGCCGCGAACGCGTCGATGACCAGCAGGGTCAGCATGTTCGCGTCCAGGCCGCCGCCGCTGATCGGCACGATCAGCACGCCGGCCAGCACCGCGAGCGTGGAACCGAGCGCCCACGCCGTCATCGCCGCCCGCTCCGGGTCGTGCCCGCTCAGCCGCAGCAGGTCCGGGTCGTCGACCGAGCCGCGCATCACCACGCCCATCCGGGTGCGGGTGAACAGCAGCCGCAGCCCGACGGCGATCGCGACGGCCGCGACCAGGCAGACGATCTCGTGGAACCGGACCACGACCCCGGCGACCGTGATCTTGGATCCGGCGCCGAAGAACATCTCCACGGTGTAGGGCTCGTCCGGGTCCCAGAGCCACTGCGCGAGATAGACCGTTCCAAGGAGCACCGCCACCGTCACGATGATCTTCGTGACGTCCGCGGTGCCGCGCAGCCCCTTCATGATCGCGGCGTGCAGGGCCGCGCCCATCGCCGGGCCGACCACGCCGACCACCGCGATCAGCGCCAGCCACGCCGGCCACCCCCACTGCGTGAACTGCCAGTAGAGGAACGTTCCGAACATCGCCTGCGCGCCGTGCGCGAAGTTGAAGATGCCCGAGGTGTTGTACGTCAGCACGAGCCCCGACGCCGCGATGGAGTACACCGCGCCGAGCACGAGCCCGAGGATCGTGTAGGTGAGGAACGTCGTCATGTTTCACCCGTCATGAGTCACCCTTTGTGGGTCCCGCCTTAACGGGCCGGTCAGGACGTCTGGGGCTTGATGACGTCGTCGGTCAGGAACTTCTTCGAGATCCGGTCGTCGTTCAGCTCCGCGCCCCAGGTCTTCGGGTCCGTCTCGACGACGAACTCCTCACCGCAATCGAACTCGCCGATCTCCTTCGGGGAGATCTGCTTCCACTCGTTGCCGGTGAGCTTCACCATCAGGCCGCACTCGGCGGGCTTGTTGGCGCCCGGGTCGGTCGGCGCGTGCAGCCCGCCGCCCGTCCACTCGTGGGTCTTCGACAGCTCGTTGATCACGCACTGCCGGGTGAGGTCGGAGCCGCACTCCTGCGCCGCCGTCGCCCACAGCAGGAACGCCGACGTCGCCTGCATGCCGAGCAGCGCCACCTTGCCGTCGTTCTTCTCGACGAGGTCCACGTACTGCTCGACCGCCGGGACCTTGTCGGCGTTCTCGAACGGCTGGAAGATCATGCCGACGTGGATGCCGTCACCCGCGCCGCCCTTGTTCCACTCCGACACCTTGGTGCTGTACCAGGTGGCCTCGAACAGGTACTTCGGGTCCGCGCCCGCCCGCTGCACCGACTCCAGCAGGTTGAACTGGCCCGGGTCCGGCGAGTCCGACGACCACAGGTACCCGGCGCCGCACTTCTTGATCTTCTGCGCGAACGGCATGTAGCTGCTCTCGCCCGCGTCGTTCAGCCGGACGCCGCACTCCATCGGCTCGACGCCCATGCCCTTCAGCGCCGACGCGACCTTGTCGGTGCCCGTCGTCACCGCGGGCGACGTGGACAGCAGCAGGTCCGTCTTCTCCTCGAAGTCGGAGAACATCTTCCCGGCGATGACCGGGCCGCCGACGTTCATCAGGTCCACCGGATACGGGACGGCCTCGTACTTCATCGGGCCCATCGCCGCGTTCGGGCCGACGGTGTAGCCGGCGACCGTCGGCAGCTTGCAGGCCACCCGGTGCTGCTCGGCGGCCTCGTCCATCGCGAAGCCCTGCCCGACCAGCATGAAGTCCTGCTTGCACGCCTCCTGCATGACCTGCGCGGACTGCGTGTAGGCGGCGTCGTACTGGTTGCCCTTGATCTCGCGGCCGTTGATGCCGCCCTGCTCATTGCACCAGGCGATCATCGCCGAGACCGCGTCGCCCATCTCCTTCGACAGGCCCGGCGCGGACGCGAAGCCCCGGTCGTCGCCGTAGCCGACGGTGATGGCGTCGTCGGTGACGCCCTGGTCGGTCGCGCCCTTCGCGTCGCCCGGACCGCACGGCGAGTCGAGCGTCCCGAACTTCCCGGCGGACGCGGCGGCCTGCCCGCCGCCGCCGTCCGCGCCGCCGCCCTGGATCATCGCGGTGCCCGACCGTTCGGTGGTGCACGACGCCACCAGCGTCAGGGCCAGGGCGCCCGCCGCGAGGCGCCCGATCTTGTCGACCTTCATCGGCCGTCTCCTTCTGGGGTGGATGGGGTGGTATGCGGGGGGCGGTGCTTCCCGGCGCGCCCTCTGGCCGACCGGCCGCCGCTCAGCCGAAGAAGGCCTGGCCGCCGTCGAGCGGGATCGTGGCGCCGGTCAGGTAGCGCAGGTCGGGCTGGACGAGCGCCAGCACCGCCCGGCCGATGTCCTGCTCGCAGTCGCCGATGTAGCCGAGCGGGATCGTCTTGCGGAACTCCTCGGCCGCCTCCGGGAACGCGTCCGCCCACCGCTTCAGGCCGGGCGAGAGCGCGTGCGGCGCGATCGAGTTCGCGCGGATCCCGTCCGGGCCCCACTCGGCCGCGGCCGTCCTGGTCAGCGACCGGAGCGCCTGCTTGGCCGCCGCGTACGCGCCGTACGTCGCCGGATCCCAGCGGACCATCGCGGACGTGACGAGGTTGACGATGCTGCCGCCGCCGCGCGCCTTCATGTGCGGATGGCACGCCTTCATGAACGCGAACGCCGCGAACGGGCCCGTCCGGAACCCCTTCTGGAAGTCGGCGTCGCTCATCTCCAGCAGCGGCCCGTACTTCCCCGAATAGGCGTTGTTGACGAGGACGTCGACGCCGCCGAGCCGCTCCGCGATCGCGTCGACGAGCGCGGGGATCGCGTCGAGGTCGGCGACGTCGCAGGCGAACGGCTCCGCGCGTCCGCCGCGCTCGCGCACGAGCCCGCACGTCGTCTCGAGCTTCGCCTCCGTCCGTCCGAGCACCGCGATGGAGGCGCCCTCGGACGCCAGCGCCAGCGCGATGCCCTGGCCCACGCCCTGCCCGGCGCCCGTCACGATCGCGACCTTGTCGTCGAGGGTATTCATGCTGCTCCCACGCTTGATCGGCGTCCCGCTCCTGGTAGCGGCCATCGTGATGTGACGCGGCCCACCCGGGCCCGCCAGTCCCGCTCACCGGGAATCCGCTGCGCGACCGTCCGAACACGCCGCCGGTCCCGCTCAGCGGAATGCTCTGGTGCCTCCGGTCACACTGATGAGAATCTGCGGCGACGCGAGCGAGGAGGACCACCCATGTCGGCGATGGAGAGCGTGCAGCGGCTGATCGGCCCCGGCGGCGAGTTCGAGCTCCGCGAGGAGGAGGTGCTGGGCACCCGGCTGCCGGTGTTCGCCAATCGGGCCCGCGACCTCACCGCCGTGCTCGCCGCCTCCGCCGCCCACGGCGACCGCGACTACATCGTCACCGCGGACCGCCGCATCTCCTTCGCCGAGCACGCCGCGCGAGCCGCGTCCCTGGGCAGGGCACTGCGGGACGACCACGGCGTGCGGCCCGGCGACCGCGTCGCGATCAACGCCGCGAACTCCCCCGAGTGGATCCTCGCGTTCTGGGGCGTCCTCGCCGCGGGCGGCGTCGTCGTCGCCTACAACGCCTGGTGGACGCCCGCCGAGATCGAGTACGCGCTCGGGCACACCGAGCCGGTCCTGGTCATCGCCGACGCCGAGCGCGCCGCGCGCACCACCGGGGCCCGCGTGCTGACCGTCGAGGACGACGTCCCGGCCCTGGCCGCCCGCTACCCGGACGCCACACCGGACGGCCTCGGCGTGCCGGAGGCCGCCGAGGACGACCCGGCGGTCATCCTCTACACGAGCGGAACGTCGGGACGCCCGAAGGGCGCCGTCCACACGCACCGCAACCTCACGTCGGTGATCGAGTACCACCGGTTCAACGACGCGATCATGCAGGCGATGGGCGTCCCCGGCGACCCCGCCGACCGCCGCTACCTGCTCGTCCTCCCGCTGTTCCACATCGGGAGCCTGCACAACCTGGCCGTCCCGCGGCTCGCCACCGGCTCCGCCGTGATCCTGCACGAGGGACGGTTCGACGTGGACGCGATCCTCGGGCTGATCGAGCGCGAGCGCGTCACGAACTGGGGCGCGGTGCCGACGATGGCGAACCGGATCGTCGAGCACGGCGCGGCGACCAAGTACGACCTGTCGTCGCTGACGGCGTTCTCGCTGGCCACGGCCCCGTCGTCGCCCGCGTTCAAGGAGCGGCTGCGGAAGGTGTTCCCGCCCGCCAAGGACGCGCTCGTCGACAGCTACGGCCTCACCGAGTCGTGCACCGGCGTCGCCACCGCGACGCCCGCCGACCTCGCCGAGGCCCCCGGGACGCTCGGCCGCCCGATCATCGGCGTCCGGCTGGAGATCCGCGACCCGGACGGCAACGCGCTGCCGGAGGGCGTCGAGGGCGAGGTGTGCGTCCGCAGCGCCTACAACATGCTCGGCTACTGGAACGACCAGGAGGCCACCGACCGCGCGATCCGCGCGGACCGCTGGCTGCACACCGGCGACATCGGCATGGTCGAGGGCGGGCGGCTGCGGCTCACCACGCGCCGCTCCGACCTGATCCTGCGCGGCGGCGAGAACGTGTACCCGGCGGAGATCGAGAACGTCCTCGCCGAGTTCCCGGGCGTGCGCGAGTGCGTCGTCCTGGGCGTCCCGCACGCCGACCTGGGCCAGGAGGTGATGGCCGT
The nucleotide sequence above comes from Actinomadura algeriensis. Encoded proteins:
- a CDS encoding acyl-CoA dehydrogenase family protein, translating into MDFTLGEELEAVRDLARQILTDHATLERLRAAEETGVDEPLWKELAAAGLLGVALPESAGGAGLGVSGLAILLEEQGRTVAPVPIWPALVAGLTLAEHGTCPPEIADGTLRYTLALEEFGPHDPSEPRCEAVETDGAWRLTGTKAVVPAASFASKMLVSATTPDGPALFAVDTGASGTTWEQARTTTHDIAGTVTLDGAPAEHLGGAALRTALRLARLALSAVQLGVAEGGLRTTADYLSAREQFGRPLGTFQAVQHQLADSYIEIDALRVCLWHAISLAAAGEDAEQATLVAKWWSDDGGLNVVHRTQHLHGGIGVDVDYPIHRYFLWGKQIAGTLGGASADLALLGAAL
- a CDS encoding bifunctional MaoC family dehydratase N-terminal/OB-fold nucleic acid binding domain-containing protein, with the protein product MSDYEERLQAWVGRKLGEPRRGQDPVNVPMIRHWVEAMEDDNPVYLDDEAARATGRDGVVAPASMVQAWTMRGYAAHVHPEPVPGGMDELTDLLAEGGYTSVVATDSDFEFHRELVPGDHVGVEESVESISPEKKTGLGAGRFVSTIRTYRDASGEIVATQRWRLLRFRPAEKPTPKPLRPRPAINPDNAFWFEAAREHRLVVQRCADCKSLRHPPGPACPQCGSFQWDTVESSGDGHVYTFTVNHHPRHPAFEYPLVVAVIELAEGTRLIANMTGVAPEDVEVGMPVVLDWLDADPDLSLPIFRPKES
- a CDS encoding acyl-CoA dehydrogenase family protein, which encodes MDLRETADHRKLRAELRAYFANLLPPDVRRRAGEEGVGGDRFREIVKKLGDDGWLGYGWPAEYGGQGRSTAEQYVFFDEVQRAGLPFPFVTVNTVGPTLMRFGTDEQKKKYLPGMLSGDIVFAIGYTEPEAGTDLASLRTRAVRDGDSYVVDGNKIFTSGANTADHVWLAARTNPDAPKHKGISILIVPTDADGFSWSPIQCVGGMIVTATYYNEVRVPASSVVGDVDGGWGLITTQLNHERIGLAALGGRMIRLWEDVAAWARDEGVIDIPWVRSDLARTHAKLEAMRLMNWKMTMAVEHGNLTGAQAGAAKAYGTETHIDVQRTLTNVLGAAGRIRPESPGAVLHGQIEQLSRQGIVNTFGGGVNEVLRDMVAVQGLGLPRGKRA
- a CDS encoding AMP-binding protein, which translates into the protein MSEVTPARVPGRDETIAGLLLARLGDDRPGLRSRDRTWTWDEVVREGAARAGLARELRRDDRPFHIGVLLDNVPEYVLWLGAAALGGATIVGINPTRTGAYLEQEVRHTDLQLIVTDAAGAKLLDGLDIGVPRDRFLLVDDEAYASRVAAHAGAEPAADPSVTPVTQMLLLFTSGTTGASKAARCSQGRLAELGRNNSAKYDIKREEISYCPMPLFHGNALMALWAPTLFAGGCVCLTPKFSASGFMPDVRFFGATFFTYVGKAIGYVLATPEKPDDADNTLTHGFGTEASPEDKAEFRRRFGARLVEGYGSSEGAGMIDHRAPGTPPTAFGKPMHGGVRIVNPETRETCDVAVLDEHGRVVNAEQAVGEIVDVDGAAKFEGYYKNPEADAERVRHGWYWTGDLGYVDADGFLYFGGRSGDWIRVDSENISALLTQLVVRRHPKIVDAVAFGVPDPRSGDQVMAAIEIPEGVEFDDLDFAAFLAAQDDLGTKGAPRFVRVSHSLPTTGSGKLRKKEMQLEGWRTTDPVYRWTARGGPSYAPMTDDDKTALREEFIANGRRRFLP
- a CDS encoding ABC transporter ATP-binding protein: MTETRTETRTEAATAAPPLLELRGVRAAYGAIEVLHGVDLALRPGSLLALLGPNGGGKSTTMRVCSGLHVPSGGELRFAGRRVNGVSAQEAARLGVCSIPEGRGVFPNLTVRENLWLATGTGARRADVEERAFARFPILSKRRDQLAGSMSGGEQQMLALSRALGTDPAVLLLDELSMGLAPMIVTQMYDTVAELVEGGLSVLVAEQFARAVLPIADTAALMLHGRVVAVGAPAAIEDRLSSDYLGG
- a CDS encoding ABC transporter ATP-binding protein; translated protein: MSLLETRGVTVKFGGNTAVDGVSLTVAEGRITGLIGPNGAGKTTMFNTITGLQKPASGQVLLDGADITKLSPAKRARRGMARTFQRLELFLSLSVRDNVRVAGDILRSSTRKRFDLDKTTDEILERTGLADIADREVSDIPIGRARVVEVARALMTSPRVLLLDEPASGQTEQETEAFAAMLTGLAAEGLAICLVEHDLPLVMGLCSTIHVLDYGALIASGTPAEIKESPEVIAAYIGTEEAA